The window AATCGGCGTATGCCGCGCCGTTGATTTTGTTGGCCCAGACCCGACAAGCCGCTCGGGACAAGGCCCAGTCCGATGCCGATGCGCAGCATCGCGAAGCTTTGGCCGTAGCCAACAGCGAACGTCAGGCGCAAGCGGCGCAAAACTCCGCGCAACTGCTGGCGTTGCTCGAGCAAAATACCCACCTCACGGAAATGACCAAGGCCCTCACCGAACGCATCGAAAACCTGACCACGGAAATGCATCAGCACTTTGTGCGCAAGGATGAGCCAAAGGACTGAACGGTTTCACGGTAGTTTCAGCGATTACAAGAATTCAACAAGTGTAGAGATCACTCATGGAAAATCGCGTCATTCGCATCGCACTGATCGGTGATTACGACCCGCAGGTCACCGCCCACCAAGCGATCCCCGTTGCCCTGCGCCTGGCTGCCGAACATTGCGACCTCGATGTAAAGGGGCAATGGCTTGCCACCGATAGCATCGAAACTCAAACGTCTCTGGATGAGTTCGACGGTTTCTGGTGCGTGCCCGCCAGCCCTTATCGCAGCATGGACGGTGCGCTGCGGGCGATTCGTTTTGCCCGCGAGCAACAGCGACCTTTCCTCGGCACCTGCGGCGGTTTTCAACACGCGGTGCTGGAATATGCGCGCAACGTACTCGGTTGGTCGGACGCCGAACATGGTGAGACCTCACCGGATGCAACCCGGGCATTGCTCACACCGCTGACGTGCTCACTGGTGGAGGCGGTCGACAGCATTCATTTGCTTGAAGGCTCGTTGATCGCCAAGGCGTATGAAACGTCTGAGATTCATGAAGGCTATCGCTGTCGCTACGGTGTGAATCCCGAGTTTGAACAAGCGTTGCTGAAGCAGGCACTTCACGCCGTCGGTCATGATGCTGAACAAGGCTTGCGTGCGGTCGAGCTCAATGGTCATCCGTTCTTCGTTGCCACGCTGTTCCAACCGGAACGCGCGGCGCTCAAGGGCACCCTGCCGCCGCTGGTGCGGGCGCTGGTCGAAGCTTGCGTGGAGCAGCGGAATTATGGGTTTAGTCGGTAAATGATGTGGTGTTCTTCAGGCCGTCATCGCGAGCAGGCTCGCTCCTACATTTGTGAACGACACAGATCCACTGTAGGAGCGAGCCTGCTCGCGATGAGGCCAGACCAGTCAACACAAAATCATCAACCCCGCACCAAACTCCGCACCGCCGAAATCTCCGGCACCTCTCGCCGATCCATGTACACCCGCAACGGTTCGGTGATGTTGATCCGGTCGTCGATGTTCTGCTCCAGCAGCAACTGAATCAATTCACGCTTGAGGGTCATGGCCTTCTCAGGGCCGGGCGCCCAGACAAATTCGCTGGTGGGGATGATGCCATCGTCGGCCACGTCCATGCCGAAGGCGTCTTCGCTGAAGCGCACGATGTAGTGGCCGGTCTTGCGGTTGAGGCCGACGAAGCCTTTGAGCTGGTCGGCAGCCTGGCAGATGAGCTCGGAAGTGATGCGCATGGTAAACCTCACAGTGGTGATCGTTGGTTTACACGCAGGCGAGCGAATGGCGTTCCCTCTTCCGGGGTTTACCGAGGGCAAGCGTACTGCAAACAAGCGCACAAAAGCGCTGACGAAAATCAGCTTTACGCACGTTTATGTCGGTCTCGCGATAGCG of the Pseudomonas sp. MAG733B genome contains:
- a CDS encoding DUF1003 domain-containing protein, which encodes MTTTSNETAAPVDHLRFHRHHAHLAPTFGNDKFALRAEAFARFFGTPTFLGAQTLIVVAWVCLNLTGFAHFDAYPFILLNLAFSLQSAYAAPLILLAQTRQAARDKAQSDADAQHREALAVANSERQAQAAQNSAQLLALLEQNTHLTEMTKALTERIENLTTEMHQHFVRKDEPKD
- a CDS encoding CTP synthase; this encodes MENRVIRIALIGDYDPQVTAHQAIPVALRLAAEHCDLDVKGQWLATDSIETQTSLDEFDGFWCVPASPYRSMDGALRAIRFAREQQRPFLGTCGGFQHAVLEYARNVLGWSDAEHGETSPDATRALLTPLTCSLVEAVDSIHLLEGSLIAKAYETSEIHEGYRCRYGVNPEFEQALLKQALHAVGHDAEQGLRAVELNGHPFFVATLFQPERAALKGTLPPLVRALVEACVEQRNYGFSR
- a CDS encoding DUF2025 family protein: MRITSELICQAADQLKGFVGLNRKTGHYIVRFSEDAFGMDVADDGIIPTSEFVWAPGPEKAMTLKRELIQLLLEQNIDDRINITEPLRVYMDRREVPEISAVRSLVRG